A region from the Achromobacter seleniivolatilans genome encodes:
- a CDS encoding MFS transporter: MYSVSDRLERLPFSSFHFRLLLIGGLGLAFEALDAGIIAFIIPSLRVQWGLSTGQVGWIASSTYVGFLVGALFSGILGDRYGRKKIMMWALLLFCVATFINAFARNYHEFYILRMIAGIGMGAEGAIIAPYLAEFVSSKYRGRFTGALAGFFSFGFVMSALLGYFIVPLSDDGWRWIMIIASVPVVFLLWWRKSLFESPRWLEHSGQTAEANRICSIIEAEVEQKLGRPLPTPVATRKAGSVAAEPQGSMAKLASLFNKTYLGTTMLVWVFWITVLFCYYAFLVWIPSLLVERGFTITKSFSYTILIYLSQIPGYFSAAYFNDKIGRKYTILIYMLLSCLSALGLALATGEQQIIMLSMLLSFGMNGVIAGQYTYTAEIYPTSIRATGMGAASAFARIGSIASPTIVGVAYPVLGFAGVFAMMTAILLVGGLGILFFGKNTRGVVLEEINQ; this comes from the coding sequence ATGTATTCCGTATCGGACCGCCTTGAGCGGTTGCCGTTTTCCAGTTTTCATTTCCGGCTGCTGCTGATCGGCGGCCTGGGGCTTGCATTTGAAGCGCTGGACGCAGGCATTATTGCGTTCATCATCCCGTCGTTGCGCGTTCAATGGGGCCTGTCCACCGGACAGGTCGGCTGGATCGCCAGCAGCACCTACGTAGGCTTTTTGGTAGGCGCGCTGTTCTCCGGCATTCTGGGAGACCGCTACGGCCGCAAGAAGATCATGATGTGGGCCTTGCTGCTGTTCTGCGTGGCGACCTTCATCAATGCCTTCGCCCGGAACTATCACGAGTTCTATATCCTGCGCATGATCGCGGGCATCGGCATGGGCGCCGAAGGCGCCATCATCGCGCCGTATCTGGCTGAATTCGTCAGCAGCAAGTATCGCGGACGGTTCACAGGCGCGCTGGCCGGGTTCTTCTCGTTTGGCTTTGTGATGTCGGCCTTGCTGGGTTATTTCATCGTGCCTCTGAGCGACGATGGATGGCGCTGGATCATGATCATCGCGTCCGTGCCGGTGGTGTTTCTGCTATGGTGGCGCAAGTCTTTGTTCGAGTCGCCCCGGTGGCTTGAGCACAGCGGCCAGACCGCCGAAGCCAACCGCATCTGCTCCATTATCGAAGCCGAAGTCGAACAGAAACTGGGCCGTCCGCTGCCCACGCCGGTCGCGACTCGCAAAGCCGGTTCCGTTGCGGCCGAACCGCAAGGCTCAATGGCCAAGTTGGCATCGCTGTTCAACAAGACCTATCTGGGCACGACCATGCTCGTCTGGGTGTTCTGGATCACCGTGCTGTTCTGCTACTACGCCTTCCTGGTGTGGATTCCCAGCCTGCTGGTGGAACGCGGCTTCACGATCACCAAGAGCTTCTCGTACACCATCCTGATTTATCTGTCGCAGATTCCGGGCTACTTCTCGGCTGCGTATTTCAACGACAAGATCGGCCGCAAGTACACGATTCTGATCTACATGCTGCTGTCGTGCCTGTCGGCATTGGGCCTGGCGTTGGCTACCGGTGAGCAACAGATCATTATGTTGAGCATGCTGCTGTCGTTTGGCATGAACGGCGTGATCGCGGGCCAATACACTTACACGGCTGAAATCTATCCCACGTCCATCCGGGCGACCGGCATGGGCGCGGCATCGGCCTTTGCGCGCATCGGCTCGATCGCATCTCCCACCATCGTGGGCGTGGCGTATCCGGTGCTGGGGTTTGCGGGCGTGTTCGCCATGATGACGGCCATTCTGTTGGTTGGCGGCCTGGGCATTCTGTTCTTTGGCAAGAACACGCGCGGCGTGGTGCTTGAGGAGATCAATCAATGA
- a CDS encoding GAF domain-containing protein, translating into MTQASPLRPWAEHARALGLASSRKAQWAEISVMLEQAFGHQLFTALLYLEEHRLMKRLYTSDDSISPLGGFKTTGSGPWSRHVLEEGRLYVASDEDDVRSVFSEAPMLIERGLQSAFNIPVRHEGRVIGSLNMLARRHAYDQADHDLAAVIAGLCAPVFIEERIAAQSAVDGLDRSGLDSV; encoded by the coding sequence ATGACGCAGGCATCGCCATTGCGGCCTTGGGCGGAACACGCACGGGCCTTGGGGCTGGCCAGCAGCCGCAAGGCGCAGTGGGCCGAGATATCTGTAATGCTGGAACAGGCGTTTGGACATCAGCTCTTTACGGCGCTTCTGTATCTGGAAGAACACCGCCTGATGAAGCGGCTCTATACCTCTGATGACAGCATCAGCCCGCTGGGCGGCTTCAAGACGACCGGTAGCGGTCCGTGGTCACGGCATGTTCTGGAAGAGGGGCGGCTGTATGTGGCCAGCGACGAAGATGATGTGCGGTCGGTGTTTTCCGAAGCGCCGATGCTGATTGAACGCGGGCTACAGTCGGCCTTCAATATCCCGGTGCGCCACGAAGGGCGAGTGATAGGCTCGCTGAATATGCTGGCTCGCCGCCATGCGTATGACCAGGCGGATCACGATCTGGCCGCAGTGATTGCCGGGCTGTGCGCGCCGGTGTTCATAGAGGAAAGGATCGCCGCGCAATCGGCCGTGGACGGACTGGATCGGTCTGGGCTGGACAGCGTCTGA
- a CDS encoding ATP-dependent helicase, with protein sequence MTTTPYSAQFFPAGFVPTEEQRKIQTSQSRTSLVIANAGAAKTTTLALRIGEALTRGLAPEDILALTFTDEARQVMQARLVEVGIAYNTAKRINVQTVEEFAQRVLSKIEDGKPEVLHSTREQQSYALTALDGVGESNPQFADALDIRTHNTAVSQFLDNLLKLKAMMRLSSDDNIDPEYTAQSLNIPLTDYLWAVEYEKQRVDVFGFVDARGFFDATYDLACLLRSAPDAPDLLPAYKLVVCDELHDINEASFCIIQALTRIGTTYFVGVGDKDQVIYSHLGADESFLQYRIAASFPDCVSFPLTMTYRHGPHLAYAMEAFKRKPVDSNLPLRTEVHELHYASASGVCGPEVIKAIHQWKQDGKPLDHCCILLRDGHQSIEIENALMSAGVQYRTLTMKSYLLREEILFLRGMIAIALDDFHHVASPATREAIVEALATFAEVPLTPQELREAKTTIAKEPSSLKHFFDGQIQRVGSVAARTRIADAVAYLRGLSVDTLAHGALEKVCELVDMDKLAKRLYVHPYEASVVTKSVSGFITTARNSGKTLREFSEWIGAAEAFAGARPGKNAVLMDCIVNVKGKEFDHVILPFLDAGEFPNPLRKLGEEENLFYVAATRAKSRLSLIYSAEPALRSGFIAQLQLASVQKRADTALRRNLSAPVKTVGHRDLKVAYANRDVVKAMGAQWDKTRKVWYVPSHLDPEPFRNWFADQ encoded by the coding sequence ATGACAACCACTCCCTATTCCGCTCAGTTCTTCCCCGCAGGATTCGTCCCCACCGAAGAACAGAGAAAAATCCAGACCTCGCAAAGCCGGACCAGCCTTGTCATCGCCAACGCGGGCGCGGCAAAGACGACCACCTTGGCGCTGCGGATCGGAGAAGCGCTTACCCGGGGGCTGGCGCCCGAAGACATACTTGCCCTGACCTTCACCGATGAAGCGCGGCAAGTCATGCAGGCGCGTCTGGTGGAAGTGGGCATTGCCTATAACACTGCCAAACGGATCAACGTGCAAACCGTTGAAGAGTTTGCGCAACGTGTTCTGTCGAAAATCGAAGATGGCAAGCCAGAGGTTCTGCATTCCACCCGAGAGCAGCAGAGCTACGCGTTGACCGCGCTGGACGGCGTGGGGGAAAGCAACCCGCAATTTGCGGATGCACTTGATATCCGCACACACAACACCGCCGTCAGCCAATTCCTGGATAACCTGCTGAAGCTCAAAGCCATGATGCGGCTTTCAAGCGACGACAACATCGATCCCGAATACACAGCGCAAAGCCTGAATATTCCGTTGACAGATTATCTGTGGGCCGTCGAATATGAAAAGCAGCGCGTGGATGTATTCGGCTTTGTCGATGCGCGCGGCTTTTTTGATGCCACTTATGATCTTGCCTGCCTGCTGCGATCCGCGCCCGACGCGCCTGATCTGCTGCCTGCGTACAAGCTGGTGGTCTGCGACGAATTGCATGACATCAACGAAGCATCGTTCTGCATCATTCAGGCGCTGACCCGCATCGGCACGACGTACTTCGTCGGCGTGGGCGACAAGGATCAGGTCATTTATTCGCACTTGGGCGCAGACGAATCGTTCCTGCAATATCGCATCGCTGCGAGCTTCCCGGATTGCGTCAGCTTTCCACTGACGATGACCTACCGCCACGGCCCGCATCTGGCCTACGCGATGGAAGCCTTCAAACGCAAACCCGTCGACTCGAATCTTCCTTTGCGCACAGAGGTTCACGAACTGCACTACGCCAGCGCATCGGGCGTATGCGGCCCGGAAGTCATCAAAGCCATTCATCAATGGAAGCAGGATGGCAAGCCGCTCGATCACTGCTGCATCCTGCTGCGCGACGGCCATCAGTCGATAGAAATAGAAAATGCGCTGATGAGCGCAGGCGTGCAGTACCGCACGCTAACCATGAAGAGTTATCTGCTGCGCGAAGAAATCCTGTTTCTGCGAGGCATGATTGCGATTGCGCTGGACGATTTCCACCACGTGGCATCACCAGCAACGCGTGAAGCCATTGTCGAGGCCCTGGCCACCTTTGCAGAGGTGCCATTGACGCCCCAAGAGCTTCGTGAGGCAAAAACCACGATCGCCAAAGAGCCCTCTTCGCTAAAGCACTTTTTTGACGGCCAGATTCAGCGAGTGGGCAGTGTTGCCGCCCGCACGCGCATCGCGGATGCGGTAGCGTACTTGCGTGGATTGTCTGTCGATACGCTGGCACACGGCGCACTTGAAAAAGTCTGCGAATTGGTCGATATGGATAAGCTGGCAAAGCGCCTGTATGTTCATCCCTATGAAGCGTCTGTGGTCACCAAGTCCGTCAGCGGGTTCATCACCACGGCTCGCAACTCTGGAAAAACCCTGCGCGAGTTCTCTGAATGGATTGGCGCTGCGGAAGCCTTTGCCGGCGCACGGCCGGGCAAGAACGCGGTGTTGATGGACTGCATCGTGAACGTCAAGGGCAAGGAATTCGATCATGTGATCTTGCCATTCCTGGACGCGGGCGAATTTCCGAATCCGCTACGGAAGCTCGGCGAAGAAGAGAACCTGTTCTATGTTGCCGCAACCCGGGCGAAATCACGCCTGAGCCTGATTTACTCTGCCGAACCCGCGCTACGCAGCGGATTCATTGCGCAATTGCAGTTGGCAAGCGTCCAAAAGCGGGCAGACACCGCTCTGAGGCGCAATCTGTCAGCGCCCGTCAAAACGGTAGGCCATCGTGACCTTAAGGTCGCATACGCGAACCGGGACGTCGTGAAGGCGATGGGCGCACAGTGGGACAAGACGCGCAAGGTTTGGTACGTGCCTAGCCACCTGGACCCCGAGCCATTCAGGAATTGGTTCGCGGACCAGTAG
- a CDS encoding LysR substrate-binding domain-containing protein yields the protein MNAFVAAARHLSFSKAGKELFVTQSAISRHIATLENYLGHAMFIRATNGLQLTRMGATYLSLIRPALHTLESATSQVMTTQQSAKSLNLSAAPTFAAQWLFPRLKTFREVHPDISINFVRYSVADYKSTELDFDASIQYGYGDWHDGNATYLTGRETRVVCSPEYLKQQRISSLEDIKKCTLLQHIEIPLSWEYWFSTYTGDYDRARFGPGFNLFSMVMQAASSGFGVALMPDCLIEKELATGQLVDVFDRSFESPLGYYLCAPNWRSNMESYDRLSQWLSHECFHSGAAPVNSRTPPGKSSAADCPYCDANSA from the coding sequence CTGAATGCGTTCGTGGCTGCGGCTCGCCATTTATCGTTTTCAAAAGCGGGCAAAGAGCTGTTCGTCACGCAAAGCGCCATCAGCCGGCACATCGCGACACTGGAAAATTATCTAGGGCATGCGATGTTCATCCGCGCCACCAATGGCTTGCAATTGACGCGCATGGGGGCAACGTATCTAAGCCTGATCCGGCCGGCCTTGCACACGCTGGAAAGCGCTACGTCGCAAGTCATGACGACGCAGCAATCCGCTAAGTCGTTGAACCTGTCAGCCGCGCCCACCTTTGCCGCGCAGTGGCTGTTTCCGCGGTTGAAGACGTTCCGCGAAGTACACCCGGACATCTCGATTAACTTCGTGCGCTACAGCGTCGCCGACTACAAAAGCACCGAACTGGATTTTGATGCGTCCATTCAGTATGGATACGGAGACTGGCATGACGGTAATGCCACCTATCTGACCGGCCGCGAAACCCGCGTCGTGTGTTCACCCGAATACTTGAAGCAGCAGCGCATCAGCAGTTTGGAAGACATTAAAAAATGCACGCTGCTGCAACACATCGAGATTCCGCTTTCCTGGGAATACTGGTTTTCCACTTATACCGGTGATTATGATCGGGCCCGTTTCGGCCCGGGCTTCAATTTGTTTTCGATGGTGATGCAAGCCGCATCATCAGGCTTTGGCGTGGCGTTGATGCCCGACTGCCTGATTGAAAAAGAACTTGCCACCGGTCAATTGGTCGATGTGTTTGACCGCAGCTTTGAAAGCCCGCTGGGTTATTACCTGTGCGCGCCGAACTGGCGCAGCAATATGGAAAGCTATGACCGGTTGAGCCAATGGCTGTCGCACGAGTGCTTTCATAGCGGCGCGGCGCCTGTCAATTCCCGGACGCCGCCCGGCAAGAGCAGCGCAGCGGACTGCCCGTACTGCGACGCAAATTCCGCATAG
- a CDS encoding metal-dependent hydrolase family protein: MKPVVVKNCKILNTRTLVLESAANVLIEDGLISRISAEDLTREDAQVIDAKGMTLMPGMIDCHVHVVASSFNLGRVAALPNALALLRALPIMQGMLDRGFTSVRDAGGADWALAQAVLDGVIDGPRLFCSGKALSQTGGHGDFRPRNDELDPCPCSVKIGNIGRVVDGVDNCRLAVREEILKGATQIKVMASGGVASPNDPIQNLGFSEAELIAIVEEATNASTYVMAHAYTPRAISRAVRCGVRTIEHGNLVDHEAAQVMKEHGAYMVPTLITYEGLANDGERYGLPMDSVKKIATVRTQGLKALEILDEVGVKMGYGSDLLGETHYMQADELLLRSRVLGNAKVIQQATLIGAEILNQEGLLGEVCEGAYADLLLIDGNPLANIELLTKPDSIKLIVNRGLLHKNDC, from the coding sequence ATGAAGCCGGTTGTTGTTAAGAATTGCAAGATCTTGAATACCAGAACGCTGGTTCTTGAAAGCGCTGCGAATGTGCTGATCGAGGACGGACTGATCTCTCGCATCAGCGCTGAAGATCTGACGCGTGAAGATGCGCAAGTCATCGATGCCAAGGGCATGACCCTGATGCCCGGCATGATCGACTGCCACGTGCACGTGGTGGCGTCGTCGTTCAATCTGGGCCGTGTGGCGGCATTGCCGAACGCGCTGGCGCTGTTGCGCGCCCTGCCCATCATGCAGGGCATGCTGGATCGCGGCTTTACGTCGGTGCGCGATGCTGGCGGCGCGGACTGGGCACTGGCGCAGGCCGTGCTGGACGGCGTGATCGACGGGCCGCGCTTGTTCTGCTCGGGCAAGGCGCTGTCGCAAACGGGCGGCCATGGTGATTTCCGCCCGCGCAATGACGAACTGGACCCGTGCCCTTGCTCGGTCAAGATCGGCAACATTGGCCGTGTCGTAGACGGCGTGGACAACTGCCGCCTGGCCGTGCGCGAAGAAATCTTGAAGGGCGCAACCCAGATCAAGGTGATGGCGTCGGGCGGTGTGGCTTCGCCCAACGATCCGATCCAGAACCTGGGCTTCTCCGAGGCCGAGCTGATCGCCATTGTTGAAGAAGCCACCAACGCCAGCACCTATGTGATGGCGCATGCCTACACGCCGCGCGCGATCTCGCGCGCCGTGCGCTGCGGTGTCCGCACCATCGAACACGGCAATCTGGTCGACCACGAGGCCGCGCAGGTGATGAAAGAGCACGGCGCCTACATGGTGCCCACACTCATTACCTATGAAGGGCTGGCCAATGATGGCGAGCGCTATGGCTTGCCGATGGACTCGGTCAAGAAGATCGCCACCGTGCGCACCCAAGGCTTGAAGGCGCTGGAAATCCTGGACGAGGTGGGCGTGAAGATGGGCTACGGCAGCGATCTGCTGGGCGAAACCCACTACATGCAGGCCGACGAGCTGCTGCTGCGCAGCCGCGTGCTGGGCAACGCCAAGGTCATCCAGCAAGCAACGCTGATCGGCGCCGAGATCCTGAATCAAGAAGGCCTGCTGGGCGAAGTCTGCGAGGGCGCCTACGCGGATCTGCTGTTGATAGACGGTAATCCGCTCGCCAACATCGAACTGCTGACCAAACCCGACTCGATCAAGCTGATCGTCAACCGCGGCTTGCTGCACAAGAATGATTGCTGA
- a CDS encoding fimbrial protein, with amino-acid sequence MKKSIIAIAILSAMGSTAAFAEPTVGATGTINFTGHINANSCTVASKSANVTSNGGNITVDMGTVAADVLGTEAQPAVGGVGGKLAQSLTLELTCMEGTSVDLKLTRQVASGKGIGLQPGGAQNVQVMLVNENTNLPLDFTSGSVTLSADLVGGYTTFPLMAYYSKSAGKLAADVVPGVANATVNYELSYD; translated from the coding sequence ATGAAAAAATCCATTATCGCTATTGCGATCCTGTCCGCCATGGGATCGACTGCCGCGTTCGCTGAACCGACCGTTGGCGCCACCGGCACGATCAACTTCACCGGCCACATCAACGCCAACTCGTGCACCGTCGCGAGCAAAAGCGCCAACGTCACCAGCAATGGCGGCAACATCACCGTAGACATGGGTACGGTCGCCGCCGATGTGCTGGGCACCGAGGCCCAACCCGCTGTTGGCGGCGTGGGCGGCAAGCTGGCTCAGTCCCTGACGCTGGAACTGACCTGCATGGAAGGCACGTCGGTTGATCTGAAACTGACGCGCCAAGTGGCTTCGGGCAAGGGCATCGGCCTGCAACCCGGCGGCGCACAGAACGTGCAGGTCATGCTGGTCAACGAAAACACGAACCTGCCCCTGGACTTCACCAGCGGCTCGGTCACCCTGTCCGCCGACTTGGTCGGCGGCTACACCACGTTCCCGCTGATGGCCTACTACTCGAAGTCGGCCGGCAAGCTGGCCGCAGACGTGGTTCCCGGCGTTGCCAACGCGACCGTGAACTACGAACTGTCGTACGACTAA
- a CDS encoding amino acid ABC transporter substrate-binding protein, giving the protein MKALKHVAAGTALLISSWTAHAGVTFDAVKNKGFVQCGVSTGVAGFSVNDSKGGWIGLDVDLCRALAITMFGDASKSKIMAVSAVQRFTALQSGEVDVLPRNTTLSLTRDTTLGLIGVGVNYYDSQGIMVNKSLNVKSAKELDGATVCVQPGTTTELNLSDWFRSQNIVFKPVVVERLDEIIRAFAVGRCDAFTGDKSQLAAARTNLENPEKYDILPENFSKEPLGPMVRQGDEQWFNVVRWTMFAMLEAEEYGITSKNVDEMLKSTNPNVQRLLGVTPGMGKNLGVDDKWAYNIIKNIGNYGESFEKNLGPSSPLKLTRGLNASYRDGGLMYGWPVR; this is encoded by the coding sequence ATGAAAGCACTCAAACATGTCGCGGCAGGCACCGCCTTACTTATTTCGTCCTGGACTGCCCACGCCGGGGTGACTTTTGATGCGGTCAAGAACAAAGGCTTTGTTCAGTGCGGCGTGTCCACCGGTGTCGCGGGATTCTCCGTCAACGACAGCAAGGGCGGCTGGATCGGCCTGGACGTAGACCTGTGCCGCGCGCTGGCCATCACCATGTTTGGCGATGCCTCCAAATCCAAGATCATGGCCGTCAGCGCCGTGCAGCGCTTTACCGCCTTGCAGTCCGGCGAAGTGGACGTGCTGCCGCGCAACACCACCCTGTCACTGACCCGCGACACCACGCTGGGCCTGATCGGCGTTGGCGTGAACTACTACGACAGCCAGGGCATCATGGTGAACAAGTCCCTGAACGTGAAGAGCGCCAAGGAACTGGACGGCGCCACGGTCTGCGTGCAGCCCGGCACCACCACCGAACTGAACCTGTCTGACTGGTTCCGCTCGCAGAACATCGTCTTCAAACCGGTTGTCGTGGAACGCCTGGACGAAATCATCCGCGCCTTCGCGGTGGGACGCTGCGATGCCTTCACCGGCGACAAGTCCCAGCTGGCCGCAGCCCGCACCAACCTGGAGAACCCGGAAAAGTACGACATCCTGCCGGAGAACTTCTCCAAGGAACCGCTGGGTCCCATGGTGCGCCAGGGCGATGAACAATGGTTCAACGTCGTGCGCTGGACAATGTTTGCCATGCTTGAGGCCGAGGAATACGGCATCACGTCGAAAAACGTGGATGAGATGCTGAAAAGCACCAACCCCAACGTGCAACGCCTGCTGGGTGTAACCCCGGGGATGGGCAAAAACCTGGGGGTAGACGACAAGTGGGCTTACAACATCATCAAAAACATTGGTAACTACGGCGAGAGCTTTGAAAAGAACCTGGGACCCAGCAGCCCGCTGAAGCTGACCCGTGGTTTGAACGCCTCGTACCGTGATGGCGGCTTGATGTACGGATGGCCGGTGCGTTAA